One window from the genome of Bacillota bacterium encodes:
- the hflX gene encoding GTPase HflX — MTGIPDAGAEKAVLVGVGLGDATQEEVRDSLAELGRLAATAGAEVAGTVVQRRPRPDPAHFVGRGKAEELAALCSAAGAELLIFDQDLSPAQARNLENTTGVRVLDRTQIILDIFASRARTREGKLQVELAQLNYFLPRLTGRGTELSRLGGGIGTRGPGETKLETDRRRIRQRIADLQREIAEVRRHRQLLRQARQTVPVPLVALVGYTNAGKSSLLNALTGAGVFVEDRLFATLDPTSRQLRLPTNEVVVLTDTVGFIRHLPHHLVAAFRATLEEVVEADLLLHVVDLSHPAHRSHITAVDGVLEELGAAGKPRLMVFNKADLVASGEPELLGRNDLAVSAATGTGLDALRAAVADALSARRTRERFLIPYGHSRLVALAHEHGLVLAEHHREDGVEIKAELPVAWARRIAARLEELEEQADS, encoded by the coding sequence TTGACGGGAATTCCGGACGCCGGTGCGGAAAAAGCGGTGCTGGTAGGGGTGGGACTCGGGGACGCGACGCAGGAAGAGGTGCGGGATAGCCTCGCTGAGTTGGGGCGTTTGGCTGCCACGGCTGGGGCCGAAGTGGCGGGCACCGTCGTCCAGAGGAGGCCGCGCCCGGACCCGGCGCACTTTGTCGGCCGCGGCAAGGCCGAGGAATTGGCGGCGCTTTGCAGTGCCGCCGGTGCGGAACTCCTCATCTTTGACCAGGACCTGTCTCCGGCCCAGGCCCGAAACCTGGAGAATACGACCGGTGTGCGGGTGCTCGACCGCACCCAGATCATCTTGGATATCTTTGCGAGCCGGGCCCGCACCCGCGAAGGAAAACTCCAGGTGGAACTCGCCCAGCTGAACTACTTTTTGCCGCGCCTGACCGGCCGGGGCACCGAACTCTCACGGCTGGGCGGCGGCATCGGCACCCGGGGTCCCGGTGAAACCAAACTGGAAACGGACCGGCGCCGCATTCGCCAACGGATCGCCGACCTACAGCGCGAGATCGCCGAGGTCCGCCGGCACCGGCAGCTGCTCCGGCAGGCCCGCCAGACGGTCCCAGTGCCGCTGGTGGCCCTGGTGGGATACACCAACGCCGGAAAGTCCTCGCTTCTAAACGCTCTCACCGGTGCGGGGGTATTCGTTGAAGACCGCCTGTTCGCCACGTTGGACCCGACCAGCCGGCAATTGCGCCTCCCGACGAACGAGGTCGTGGTGCTCACCGACACGGTGGGGTTTATCCGGCATCTGCCGCACCACCTGGTGGCTGCCTTCCGGGCCACTCTGGAAGAGGTCGTGGAGGCCGACCTTTTGCTGCACGTGGTCGACCTGAGCCACCCGGCCCACCGGTCCCACATCACAGCGGTGGACGGAGTGCTCGAGGAACTGGGCGCCGCCGGCAAGCCGCGGCTGATGGTGTTCAATAAAGCCGACCTGGTCGCCTCCGGGGAACCAGAACTCCTGGGGCGAAACGACCTGGCCGTATCTGCCGCGACCGGAACCGGTTTGGATGCCCTTAGGGCCGCCGTTGCGGACGCGCTGTCCGCCCGGCGGACGCGGGAGCGTTTCCTGATCCCCTACGGCCACTCCCGGTTGGTGGCGCTGGCGCATGAACACGGCCTGGTGCTGGCGGAACACCACCGGGAGGACGGGGTGGAGATCAAGGCCGAACTGCCGGTGGCCTGGGCGCGCCGAATCGCGGCGCGGCTTGAGGAACTTGAAGAGCAAGCAGATTCTTGA
- a CDS encoding DAK2 domain-containing protein, producing MQYINGAQLQEVLIAGAARLARMRQEIDRLNVFPVPDGDTGTNMYLTFMGALQELGQTSDESIGAVTEAMARGALLGARGNSGVILSQILQGFSAALAGKDQAGAADIAEAFEKGVEFAYRTISDPVEGTILTVARSATEAARESAERSPDIRRLGLQIYRRGAETLTLTPELLPVLKQAGVVDAGGKGLLVILEGMLHVFRRFREEELLTAPFDFLTGSAQSTPHLEELEDIRFLYCTEFLVRGPDLKSDELRAGLRHLGDCLMVAGNGNMLKVHIHSNNPGRVLEEGLRHGTLHEVHINNMADQTAELKQPRKPLALVAVVSGEGLAKIFESLGTDAVVPGQQTMNPSTEEILRAVERVPADRVLILPNNSNIILAAQQAQALSKKEVRVVPSRTVPQGLAAMLSFALDADLETNASRMEAALGNVLTGEVTQAVRDAAMDGQEIAAGGWLGIAEANLVTGGGLSEVTEKVIGALVAAGSLVTLYHGKDVSTAEAEEIIAGLQAVFPGAEFELYYGGQPLYHFIISVE from the coding sequence GTGCAGTACATCAACGGAGCCCAGTTGCAGGAAGTGCTGATCGCGGGGGCGGCCCGCCTGGCCCGCATGCGCCAGGAAATCGACCGGTTGAACGTTTTCCCGGTACCCGACGGTGACACCGGCACCAACATGTACCTGACTTTCATGGGCGCGTTGCAGGAACTGGGTCAAACCAGCGACGAGTCAATCGGTGCCGTGACCGAGGCGATGGCCCGGGGTGCGCTTCTGGGAGCCCGCGGCAATTCCGGCGTGATCCTGTCGCAGATTCTGCAGGGTTTTTCCGCTGCCCTGGCCGGCAAGGACCAGGCCGGCGCCGCAGACATCGCCGAGGCTTTTGAGAAGGGGGTGGAATTCGCCTACCGGACGATAAGCGATCCGGTGGAGGGCACAATCCTTACCGTCGCGCGAAGCGCCACGGAAGCGGCCCGCGAATCGGCAGAGCGCAGCCCGGACATCCGCCGCTTAGGCCTCCAGATTTACCGGCGGGGTGCCGAAACCCTGACCCTGACCCCGGAACTCTTGCCGGTGCTGAAACAAGCCGGGGTGGTCGATGCGGGAGGCAAGGGACTTCTGGTCATTCTCGAGGGTATGCTCCACGTCTTCCGGCGCTTCCGGGAGGAGGAACTGCTCACTGCCCCGTTTGACTTCCTCACCGGTTCGGCGCAGAGTACCCCGCACTTGGAAGAGTTGGAGGATATCCGTTTCCTCTATTGCACCGAGTTTTTAGTGCGGGGTCCGGACCTGAAGAGTGATGAACTGCGAGCCGGCCTGCGCCATTTGGGCGACTGCCTGATGGTGGCCGGCAACGGGAACATGCTCAAGGTCCACATCCATTCCAACAACCCCGGGCGCGTGCTCGAGGAGGGTCTGCGCCACGGCACCCTGCACGAGGTGCATATCAACAACATGGCCGACCAGACCGCCGAACTCAAACAACCCAGGAAACCCCTGGCGCTGGTGGCGGTGGTCTCCGGCGAGGGACTGGCCAAGATCTTTGAAAGTCTCGGAACCGACGCTGTTGTGCCCGGACAGCAGACGATGAACCCGAGCACCGAGGAGATTCTGCGCGCTGTGGAGCGCGTTCCCGCGGACCGGGTACTCATTCTGCCGAATAACTCGAACATCATCCTGGCCGCCCAGCAGGCCCAGGCGCTGTCCAAGAAGGAAGTGCGCGTGGTGCCCAGCCGCACTGTGCCCCAGGGCCTGGCCGCCATGCTCTCCTTTGCGCTGGACGCGGACCTGGAGACGAACGCCTCCCGGATGGAAGCCGCTCTCGGAAATGTGCTGACCGGCGAGGTCACCCAGGCGGTGCGGGACGCGGCGATGGACGGGCAGGAAATCGCCGCGGGGGGTTGGCTCGGCATTGCCGAAGCGAACCTGGTCACCGGCGGCGGCCTGAGCGAGGTGACCGAGAAAGTGATCGGCGCACTGGTGGCTGCCGGCAGCCTGGTGACGCTATACCACGGCAAAGACGTGAGCACTGCTGAAGCCGAGGAAATAATCGCCGGGCTCCAAGCGGTCTTCCCCGGCGCCGAGTTCGAGCTGTACTACGGTGGACAACCCCTGTACCATTTCATTATTTCAGTGGAGTGA